The nucleotide sequence CGCAAGCTCGGAGTCGGAAGGGCGCATGCCACGTCGGAGCTATCACCACGGCAACCTGCGGGAAGCGCTGGTTCAGGCGGCGCTCGGCTTGATCGCGTCCAAAGGGCCGGCCGGCTTTACCTTCGCCGAAGCGGCCCGCTCCGCCGGCGTCAGCCCGGCCGCTCCCTACCGTCATTTTCGCGACCGGGACGCCTTGCTCGCGGATGTCGCACATCAGGGCTTCGAACGCTTCGAAGCCTTTCTCGCGACTGCCTGGAACGACGGGCGACCCGACGTGCGCACGGCCTTCAGCAATCTGGGCAAGGCTTACCTGGCTTTTGCGCGCACGGAGCCCGCTTACTACTCGGCGATGTTCGAAGCCGGCATTTCGACCGCCGAGCATCCCGAGTTGCGCAAGGCGTCGGATCATGCCTTCGCCATCGTTCGCACAGCCTCCGAGGCCCTCTGTGCCAGCCTGCCCAGGGAGAGCCGTCCGCCGGCATTGATGATGGCGCTGCACGTCTGGGCCACGTCGCATGGCATCGCCTCGCTGTTCGCGCGCGGCGATACGAGCCGACGCAGCCTGCCGATGACCCCGGAAGACCTGCTCGAGGCCGCGATGCTGATCTACTTGCAGGGTCTCGGTCTCGATAGCGCTGCCTCTTGAGGCACCCGCCGCGGGTTTAGCCCTGAGCGAAAAAAGCCGGGCAAAAGGAAAAACCGAAGCGCTGATCTCTTGAAACGTTTGCGCGCCCCTCCAATCTATGTGAATGTCAATAACATTAACATTAACTCTACCTGGAGCATGCGGCATGGATATCGCAGCGAAGCTCGACGGCTTCGGGAAGCCCGCTTGGATCGCCGTAATGGTGCTGGGCTTCATTCTTTTCTGGCCAATCGGATTGGCCCTTCTCGCATATATGATCTGGAGCGGACGCATGGGCTGTTGGAAACGAAACGGGTTTGGGGAATTCGGCAAGGCCCGCGGCCGCTGGTATGGACTCGACAGCCGCAAGGGTTCGAGCGGCAATAGAGCCTTCGACGAATACCGCGAAGAGACTCTGCGGCGGCTCGAAGACGAGCAGCAGGAGTTCCAAGACTTCCTCGAACGCCTGCGTCATGCGCGCGACAAGGCGGAATTCGATCAGTTCATGGCCGACCGCCGCAGCCAAGGCGACCAAGGCTCCGGAGAGGCGCGGCCGCAAGAGGGCTGAGCAGGAGACTGCAAATCGGAGCGGCGACAGAAAAAGGGGCCGAGCGGCACTGCCGCCCGGCCCCAGGTCATTGCCGCAACGGTCTGCCGGACCCGCTGCGAAAAAGGCTAAAAGACGCTACTGACTGCTGGCGTCCTGCCAGGACTTGACCAGTTCGTCGTAGTTGATGGTGATCGGCTCGGGATCTTCGTTCTCGAGCTGCGGCTTGGGCGCACCGGCTTCGGCGAACCACTCCTCGGGGTCGCGCGGCTCGTTCATCCGCGGACCGAGATCGCCCAAGACCCCGGAGCGCTCTAGGCGCTCCAGCACCCGCTCCTGTTCGGCACAAAGCCGATCCATGGCTTCCTGCGCCGTGGCGGAACCGGAAGAAGCATCGCCGATGGACTGCCACCAGAGCTGCGCCAAACGCGGATAGTCAGGCACATTGGTACCGGTCGGAGTCCACTGCACGCGCGCCGGCGAACGATAGAACTCGACCAGACCGCCGAGCCTCGGAGCACGCTCGGTGAAGCTCTCGTGCCTGATGGTCGATTCACGCACGAAGGTCAGTCCGACGTGCGACTTCTTCACATCGACGGTCTTCGCAGCGATGAACTGGGCGTAAAGCCAGGCGGCCTGGGCCCGGTCGACCGGGGTCGACTGCAGCAGGGTGATGGAGCCGGCGTCCTGATAGCCCAGCTTCATGCCGTCTTCCCAGTAGGCGCCCCGCGGAGAAGGAGCCATGCGCCAGCGCGGCGTGCCGTCCTCGTTCACCACCGGCAAACCCTCGGCGACCATGTCGGCCGTGAAGGCGGTGTACCAGAAGATCTGTTGAGCGACGTTGCCCTGGGCCGGAACCGGTCCCGCTTCGGAGAAGGTCATGCCTGCCGCTTCGGGCGGTGCGAAGTTACGCAGCCACTCGACGTACTTATCGACGGAATAGACCGCCGCCGGGCCGTTTGTCGCACCGCCGCGCTCGACACAGGAACCGACCGGGCGCGACTGCTCGTCGACGCGCAGACCCCACTCGTCAACCGGCAGGCCGTTGGGAATGCCCTGGTCCCCGGCTCCGGCCATCGAGAGCCAGGCGTCGGTGAAGCGCCAGCCCAGGGACGGGTCGCGCCGGCCGTAATCCATGTGGCCGTAGACTTCCTCCCCTTCGATCTCGCGACCGGTGAAGAACTCGGCGATATCCTCGTAGGCCGACCAATTGACCGGCACGCCCAGTTCGTAGCCGTACTGCTCACGGAAATCGGCCATGATCTCGGGATCGGTGAACCAGTCGTAGCGGAACCAGTAAAGGTTCGCGAACTGCTGGATCGGCAGTTGGTAGATCTTCCCGTCCGGGGCGGTGGTGAAGCTGATTCCGACGAAATCCTCGATGTCGAGGTCTGGGTTCGTCACCTCGGCGCCGTCTTCCATCATCCAGTCGGTCAGGTTGCGAACCTGCTGGTAGCGCCAGTGCGTTCCGATCAAGTCGGAATCGTTGACGTACATGTCGTAGATGTTTTCGCCGGTCTGCATCTGCGTCTGCAGCCGCTCGATCACATCGCCTTCACCAATCAGGTCATGGGTGACCCGGATCCCGGTAATAGCGCTGAAAGCCGGAGCCAGAACCTCGGCCTCGTACTTGTGCGTGGTAATGGTTTCGGACACCACGCTGATCTCCATCCCGCGGAAGGGGGATGCAGCGTCGATGAACCACTGCATCTCCGCTTCCTGTTCCGCCCGCGACAGAGTGGAGAGATCGCCGATCTCGGCATCGAGAAAGGCGCGTGCCGCCTCCATATCGGCATGGCCGGGCGTGGCCAGCGCCATCAGCGCCGCCGCGGCAGCCGCCGTGGTCAGATGTCGTCTCATCACTGTTCCTCCCAAGTTGAACGCTTCTTTGCATTCCCTCCGTGGCCCCAGCGCCTACGGAAAGGTTCCGGACCCGATCAGGCGAAGCGGAAGACTGCCCCCGCGTAGATCAGGCAAACGATCAGCGCACCCCAGACGGGTGGGCCGAAAAGTCCCAGCCATGCCAGCGAGATGACGGCCGAGCCGAGTAGACTGATGAACAACCGGTCGCCGCGCGTCGTCTCGAAACCCAGGACGCCGACGCGCGGACCGCCACCCGGCCGCACGCACTCCCAGGCGCCCATGCCGAGCAACAGCAGAGCGATCGTCACGAAGAAAATTGCCGTTGGCCAGGTCCAGGCCATCCAGGAGAGATCCAT is from Algihabitans albus and encodes:
- a CDS encoding DUF2852 domain-containing protein; amino-acid sequence: MDIAAKLDGFGKPAWIAVMVLGFILFWPIGLALLAYMIWSGRMGCWKRNGFGEFGKARGRWYGLDSRKGSSGNRAFDEYREETLRRLEDEQQEFQDFLERLRHARDKAEFDQFMADRRSQGDQGSGEARPQEG
- a CDS encoding ABC transporter substrate-binding protein, whose amino-acid sequence is MRRHLTTAAAAAALMALATPGHADMEAARAFLDAEIGDLSTLSRAEQEAEMQWFIDAASPFRGMEISVVSETITTHKYEAEVLAPAFSAITGIRVTHDLIGEGDVIERLQTQMQTGENIYDMYVNDSDLIGTHWRYQQVRNLTDWMMEDGAEVTNPDLDIEDFVGISFTTAPDGKIYQLPIQQFANLYWFRYDWFTDPEIMADFREQYGYELGVPVNWSAYEDIAEFFTGREIEGEEVYGHMDYGRRDPSLGWRFTDAWLSMAGAGDQGIPNGLPVDEWGLRVDEQSRPVGSCVERGGATNGPAAVYSVDKYVEWLRNFAPPEAAGMTFSEAGPVPAQGNVAQQIFWYTAFTADMVAEGLPVVNEDGTPRWRMAPSPRGAYWEDGMKLGYQDAGSITLLQSTPVDRAQAAWLYAQFIAAKTVDVKKSHVGLTFVRESTIRHESFTERAPRLGGLVEFYRSPARVQWTPTGTNVPDYPRLAQLWWQSIGDASSGSATAQEAMDRLCAEQERVLERLERSGVLGDLGPRMNEPRDPEEWFAEAGAPKPQLENEDPEPITINYDELVKSWQDASSQ
- a CDS encoding DUF2160 domain-containing protein: MDLSWMAWTWPTAIFFVTIALLLLGMGAWECVRPGGGPRVGVLGFETTRGDRLFISLLGSAVISLAWLGLFGPPVWGALIVCLIYAGAVFRFA
- a CDS encoding TetR/AcrR family transcriptional regulator, which encodes MPRRSYHHGNLREALVQAALGLIASKGPAGFTFAEAARSAGVSPAAPYRHFRDRDALLADVAHQGFERFEAFLATAWNDGRPDVRTAFSNLGKAYLAFARTEPAYYSAMFEAGISTAEHPELRKASDHAFAIVRTASEALCASLPRESRPPALMMALHVWATSHGIASLFARGDTSRRSLPMTPEDLLEAAMLIYLQGLGLDSAAS